A window of the Gossypium hirsutum isolate 1008001.06 chromosome A05, Gossypium_hirsutum_v2.1, whole genome shotgun sequence genome harbors these coding sequences:
- the LOC107958521 gene encoding uncharacterized protein — translation MFKAVKKLKFWSRKKRKRKSLAPQPSHCICHCSHSTSSHYYQCNYPYSPLQPSAPPLPPWLQAELTQDEFPTLEQAEAEPFPEFSHPTDLVQDIESAPMIPAAAVPSYQQYMVSNPVYGPPVVQQTGRRERSGGYFGCIIDISLRLIRCFCPCVHIREVSQRVMKKPSVSVLS, via the coding sequence ATGTTTAAAGCTGTGAAGAAGCTCAAATTCTGGtcaagaaagaagaggaagaggaagtCCCTTGCCCCTCAGCCCTCCCATTGCATTTGCCATTGCTCTCACTCCACCTCCTCCCACTATTATCAATGCAATTACCCATACTCACCACTTCAGCCCTCAGCACCACCGTTACCACCATGGCTCCAAGCAGAGTTGACCCAAGATGAGTTTCCAACATTAGAGCAGGCTGAGGCTGAGCCATTCCCTGAATTTTCCCATCCAACAGATCTGGTTCAAGATATTGAATCAGCCCCCATGATTCCAGCAGCAGCAGTCCCATCCTATCAGCAGTACATGGTATCGAATCCCGTCTATGGGCCGCCTGTAGTGCAACAGACAGGTAGAAGAGAGAGATCAGGTGGGTATTTTGGATGTATTATTGATATTAGCCTCCGTCTAATCCGATGTTTTTGTCCGTGCGTCCATATCAGAGAAGTTTCACAGAGAGTTATGAAAAAGCCCTCAGTTTCCGTATTATCATAA